GTGTGTGTGAGCCGGAGCGGGCGCTTGTCGCTGAATGTCGTCCGTACATAGACGATGACCGGTGTGCCGGAGCCGAGCTGGAGCTTGCGGGTCTCGTCAGGGGTCGGCATGCGGGCAGTGATCTCGTCGCGGTAGCCGATCTCCTCGTGTCCGACCTTGGCCATCGCGCGGATCGCGCCACCGGGAACGTCGTTGGGGACGACTAGGCCGGCCTGCTGGGCGATGTCCATTGGGTAGTAGCTGACCTGGATGCTGAGCGGCTGGTTGTCGGCGTACCGGATGAAGCCGCGGGACACCAGTGCCTCACCCTCGGCGACCTGGAGCCGGTTGGAGAAGTCGGGGCCGGCCACTTCGAGGCTCATCGCGAAGTCGCGGTACTCGGCGTGCCGCCCCTGCTCTGCCATCTCGGACTGGAACGCGTCGGCCTGGTCGCTGGCCCGACGATCACGAGTCTCCGCCCAAGTCGCGTGGTAATCGGCCATGATCCGCTCGCGCACGACTGTGCCGCGCCCGGGGGTGCTGGTCACCATGCCCTCGTTCTGCAGCATGCCGAGCGCCAGGCGGACCGTGTTGCGGGAGACGTCGTGCGAGGCCATGAGGTCTTGCTCGGTCGGCAGCCGTTCGCCGGCCTTGATCTTGCCGGTGCGGATCTGCTCGCGCAGCTCGGCTGCGATGCGCTGGTAGAGCGGTGCGGACTGTGCCATTCGAGGGAACCTCCTGGTTCGTACCAACCAATGGTCCCATTTTCCTTGACTTCGCGCCAGCGACGGGGTAAAGATTGGTCTCATACCAAACGTTGGTACGAATCCAATGAAGGGAACTGACCCACCATGGCTATGCCGCGCAGAATCATCGTTGAGTTCGGCGACACCTTCCCGTACGGCCTGTTCGCGGTGTCGGAGGTGACCCCAGCTCGGGACTTCGAGAAGTCCACGAAGACCAACGCTGTCCAGACGATCGACGAGGACTCGGGCCAGCCGGTCTGGACTCTCGACGTCATGGACGGTGACCCCGAGGCTCGCAAGGCCGACCGGACGTTCACCGTCCGAATCATCTCGTCGGTTCAGCCGGTGCTCCCGCCCGCGCTTCCCGGCCTGCCGTTTACGGCGATCGAGTTGCAGGGCATGACGGCCTCCCCGTGGGTCGACACCCGAGGTTGCTCGGCTCCGGATGAGGGTCGCTCGCACCGCTGTCGCGCCCGTCAGGGCTGGAGCTTCCGTTGCATGGGCATCCGCGCCCCGAAGAACATGCCGGGCTCGCGTGCGACTGAGCAGAAGGCGGCTTGAGATGAGCGTCGCGGAGAGCGTGGACCCCGGTCAGTACATGGCGTATCAGTGCGGCCGGGCGGCGTTTCTGCTCAGTGAGTTGCTGGTCGGTGAGCCGAGCAACGTCGTCCGGCTCGAAACGCGTCTGTGGCTCAAGCAGCACCAGGCGTGGTTGTCGGACTCCGATGACGAGGGCGACGACTGGGAGGACCACGAGTACGACGAGGACAGCGACGAGGACGAGGGCGAGCCGGTCAACCGCGTCCTCTACTCGGAGGGGTGGATCTGATGACGCCCTGGCGTGCTGCAGCGCCAGGGGAGTTGTGCACCTGTGGTCGGCAGGCGCGGGAGGTCTTCGCTCGCTCGGACGGGGAAGAGATCGGGTACTGCGGTGTGCCGGACGGCGGAGCGAAGGCCGGTCAATGCCCCTTCTGCGGCATGCGCCGGCACTCACCCGGCCCGTGTCCGAGGTACACCCTCCGCCTGCCCGAGGGCGCGGTAAAGCGTGATGACTCCGAACCGAAAGGCAGTTGACGGCAATGGCGAAGATCAAGGGCAAGGAGGTCGGGATGGGCCCGGTGAACTTTCGCGCTCCGACCGTCGCCATCCGGCTCAAGTGGGTCGTGATCTGGTACTGCCTGCGGGCGTTGCTCCGGGGGATCGCTTGGTTGGTTCGGCATCCGGCTTTCGTCATCGTGCCGCTTCTGGCCCTCAAGGCATACCAGCTCTGGACCGGTGGCGAGTGGTGGTTGGTCATTGCTACTGCGGCTGTACCGGCGTCCGGCCTGGCTGGTTGGCGCTGGCGGTGGCCCGATTCGTTCGCGCAGCGGGTCGTGTGGCGGATGCGTGGCTCACGGCGACGGTTCTTGGAGTACCGGACCCGCTGGGACGCGACGATGCGCGCGCTCAACCTGACGGTTCGGATGGACGATCGAACGTTCGTGCCCCGAATCGTCAAGGTTCGCTCGTCGGGCACGGTCGATCAGGTGACGGTTCGGTTGCTGCCGGGCCAGATCCTCACCGATTACGCCGAGCACGCCGAGCGCCTCGCACGTACCTTCGGCGCTGAGGACTGCCGGGTGCGGTCGGCCGCTTCGATGATCCCCGCGTGGTGGCCGGGCGGTGCCGAGGGCTGGATGGCGCGTCTCTTCGCCTGGGCGCTGCCTCGGCGAACCGATCGGCTGGTGCTGTGGTTCCTCACGAATGACCCGCTGCGGGAAGTCGTTGCTCCGATCCCCGCGACTGATCCTCCGAACCTGCAAGCGCTCGATGTCGCACGTCGCGAAGACGGTCTGATGTTCCGGCTCCGTTTGCTCTACACGCATCTCCTGGTGGCAGGTGCGACCGGTGCCGGTAAGGGGTCGGTTCTGTGGTCGATCATCGCTGCACTCGGTCCGGGCATCCGGTCAGGTCTTGTCCAACTCTGGGTTCTCGACCCCAAGGGCGGGATGGAGCTCGCGCTAGGCCGGCGGTTGTTCCACCGGTTCTGCTACGGCTCCGATCCGGCGATGGACGGCGCGAGCGATGCCGAGTACGAAGAGGCATTCGCAACCTTGCTTGAAGATCTGGTAGCGATCATGCGCCGCCGACAGGGCAAGCTCCGCGGCTTGTCCCGCCTCCTCAAGCCGAGTCGCGACGAACCGTTCATCGTCCTGATCGCGGACGAGCTGGCCTCGCTGACGGCGTACGTAACGGACCCGGCGATGAAGAAGCGGATTGCCAAGGCGTTCTCGCTCCTGTTGTCGCAAGGTCGCGCGGTCGGCATCACCGTCGTGGGCGCGCTGCAAGACCCCCGCAAGGAGGTGCTCCCGTTCCGCGACCTGTTCCCGACCCGGCTTGCCTTGCGGATGGCCGAGGCCGAGCAGGTCCGCCTCGTCCTCGCTGACGGTGCCAGGGAGCGGGGTGCCCGCTGCGACAAGATCCCCGAGACCTTGCCGGGCGTCGGGTACGTCGCGGTCGACGGTGAGACAGAGCCAATTCGGGTCAGGTTCTCCCACATCACCGACGAAGACATCGCCGTCCTCGTCGACCTCTACGCGCCCGATCTCGTCGGCGCTCGTGAGCCAATCCCCACCCCGGAAGGAGTAGCAGCATGACCGCGCGGCGGCAGGTGTCGGGTCAACTGGTCCTCCCCTTGGTGCCTGGACTGTCCACGAAGTCTCGGGCATCGCTGGTGCGACGGATTGACGTTCGTTGGCAGGATCAGGCGTACTGCGCCGGCTACCTCGACACGGACGACTTCTACGCCGAGGATGACCGCGAGGTTCGCCGTTTGACGGAACCCAAGGATCTCTGCGCCTTCTGCCCGGTTGTGCGGTCCTGCCTGGCTGCCGCGATCGTTGCCGACGAACAAGGCGTGTGGGGCCGGACGACGGAGGCCGAGCGCGACGCCATCCGTGAAGAGCTTGCCTTCGGCGCCGACGTTGACGAGGCGCTCAGTGTCGTCCTCGACGGCCCGGCCGCCCTGTGGAGGGCAGCGGCATGAACCCCACCGCACAGACCACCCTCGACCGGTTCTCGCTCGACGTCGTTCGGGACCTGGCCGTGACCAACGGCGTCTGCGTACGGCCGGTGCTCAACCGGGTGATCGACACACAGACCGGCACTGACCGAGTGGTCGGAGTCTCGTGCGGTTCCACGCTGGTCAGCAAATGTCCTCCCTGCGCCGACGCGAACCGTCGCCTCCGCATGCAGCAATGCCGCGAGGGCTGGCACCGCGAGACCGAACCAGAACCGCCGGCGGACTCTACCGACGTACCCGACGAGCAAGCCGCGGCAGATGAGGAGGAATCCACACGGCGAGTCCGCTCGACCCGACGACGCCAAGACGCCGCCGACCTGCCCAAGGTCGAGATGGACAAACGCACGATCGGCGCGACGTTCCCCGGTCCCAACGGCAAGACCTACCGGCCGTCCATGTTCATCACGCTGACGCTCGGCTCCTACGGAGCGACACACCGACTGCCACACCGCGTGCCGGGCAAGGGCCTGATCCCGTGCGACTGCGGTGTGATCCACGGCCAGAACTCACCGCTGCTCTCGACCCCGGTAGACCCGGACAGCTACAACTACCGCCGGGCGGCCCTCGACGCGTTGCACTTCCCGAAGCTCATCGACCGCTTCATGCAGAACCTTCGCCGTTGCGCCGGCTACAAGGCGCAGTACTTCGCCGTGGTCGAACCGCAGAAACGTCTAGCACCTCACCTGCACGCCGCCGTCCGAGGCGTCGTTGCCCGCGAAACCGTCCGCGAGGTCGCCAAGGCGACGTACCACCAAGTGTGGTGGCCGAGCCATCAGCGACCCGTCTACGGCTGCGCGTCAAACCCGGACATGCCCGTCTGGGATGAGATGGCCGGCGTATTCGTGGACCCGTCGACGGGCGCTCTGCTCCCGACTTGGGATCAGGCTTTGGATGACCTCGGCGCGGACCCCGCGGCCCAACCTGCTCACGTCGTCCGCCTCGGCTCACAGATCGACTACCAAGGCATCGTTGCCGACTCTGACGCCAAGGTCGGCAAGGCGGTCGGCTACCTGACCAAGTACCTCGGCAAGGTAATCGGCGAGACGTACGGCGAAGACCTGGACGAGATCCACCCAGCCCAGCGCGCTCACATCAGCAAACTCCACGCACACGTCCGCGTCCTGCCCTGCTCACCGGAGTGCGCCAACTGGCTCCGGTACGGCATCGTCCCGAAGGATGCCACCGGCAGCACCATCCCGGGTGAGTGCGCCTCCAAGGCCCACGACCGCGCACACCTCGGCCTCGGTGGTCGACGAGTCCTCGTCTCGCGTCAGTGGACCGGCAAGACCCTGACCGAGCACCGCGCCGACCGATCAGAGGTCGTCCGCCAAACCCTCGCGGCGGCCGGCGTCGAGATGGACGACCAGAACGCGCTAGCCACCCATAACGACGACCCCGAAGCACCTCGGTTCATCTGGCAACCGATCCGCCCCGGCGAGGAACGCAGCCTGCGGCGCATCCCGACCCACAAAGAAGTCCTCGCCGAAGCCATCGCCACCCGCATTCGATGGCGCACGCAGTACGAGCAGGCCAAGCAACGCGCCAACCTGCCCGGCGCTCCGCCGGACGACAGCAATTCGGCAACTGACAACTCATCCGCCGCGACTGCGGCCTAGCTTTCTGGGGAGCAAGCCATGCAAGACGACTCACGACTGCTGAAGGTCGAGGAAGCGGCCGAACACCTGAACGTTTCTCGGTGGACCGTCTACCGGCTCATCAAGGAACGGGAGCTCACGAGCGTGAAGGTTCGCAACGGTCGACGGGTGCCGATGGAGTCCATCCGAAGCTACGTGGCCGGGCTGATCGAGGACGCGGCCTGATGGCGAAGGCGGAGAAGGGCAAGCGCAACGTCAACGGTGAGGGCAACATTCGGCAACGCTCCAACGGGTTGTACGAAGGTCGCGCCTACGTCATCACGACGGATGGTCGTGAGGTCCGGAAGAGCGTCTACGGCAAGTCGTGGGACGAGGTCCACGAGAAGCTGACGAAGATGCAGGCCGACACCATGTCGGGCAAGCGGGTGGCCTCCAGCTCTCAGACGGTGGCGGAGTACCTGGAGTACTGGCTCGAGGAGCACGCGCGGCACCGGGTCCGCGACACGACCTTTGCTAGCTATAAGTGGCTCATCACCAAGTACCTCGTACCGCTGTTCGGCAAGAAGAAGCTCACCACGCTCCGCCCGAACGACGTACGGCGCGGCCTGTTCCAGCTCCAGCAGGTCTGCCAGTGCTGTGCCCAGGGCAAGGACAGGGCGCGGGAGGAGCGGGCAGAGGTCGAGCGGAAGAAGCGGGAAGGCCGGCCAGCTCGGAAGAACGCCAAGGCGATCGAGGGCGCTCGGTGCTGTGCGCTGGTCCTGAAGGTCTGCTGCCGGTCGACGGTCTCGGATGGGACAGTTCGGTACCTGCATCGCCTGCTTCGCGCGGCTCTCCAAGACGCCGTGTCCGAGGACGAGATCCTGACCGAGAACGTCGCCAAGAAGCTCCGGCTGAACCACAAGTACCGGCCGAAGTTCAAAGCGTGGAGCCGCGCCGAGGCAACCAAATTCCTGGAGGCCATCCGGGATGACCGGCTCTACGCCCTGTACGCGGTAGCGCTGTCGCTCGGCCTTCGTCGCGGTGAGGCTCTGGGGCTGCGCTGGTCGGACGTCGACCTGGAGGCCGCTCTGATCCAGGTCAACCAGGCGCTCCACCGGGTGGATGGAGCGCTCAAGCTCGGGGACGTCAAGACGGACGGTAGTACTCGCCTGGTCGCCGTACCGAAGCCGCTCGTCTCCGCTCTGCGGGCTCACCGGGCCGCACAGGCTCAGGAGCGGAAGAACGCGGGTGAGTCATGGCAGGCGGGGGGCTACGTGTTCTCGACCATGATCGGGACCCCGATCGAGCCGCGGAACATGAACCGCCACTTTGACCGGCTCTGCGAGAAGGCCGGCGTACGGCGTATCCGGTTCCACGACCTCCGGCACTCGTGCGCCTCGCTGCTCTACAGCCAGGGGGTGCCGCTGGAGAACATCCAGGACGTGCTCGGCCACAGCTCACCGACCGTGACGAAGGTCATCTACGTGGACGTCGCCGAGGACGTGACCCGGGATGCTGTCGACAAGCTCGGCTTTCTGTTCGGGGAGCAGCCGGAGGAGTGACGTTGGGGTACGGGCGGGGGTACGGAGAGGGTGGCCGAGCTGGTGGGCCGCCCTCTCGGCATGTCCTGGGAATGACAAAAGACCAGGTCATCCACCTGATGGACCTGGTCTTCTGCTGGCGCGCTCGGAGGGATTCGAACCCCCAACCTTCTGATCCGTAGTCAGATGCTCTATCCGTTGAGCTACGAGCGCAGGCAACGACGAAAACGATACATCGAGACCGGCTCTTGGTGCTAATCGGGGGTGAGCGGGCGCGGGACGGCGGGACGGCGGGCCGGCGAGGGCTAGATTTCGCGGCATGGACATCGGTGATCTGCTCGGTGGGCGGGATCTCAACGACGTGAAGAAGGCCGTCGGGTTCGTGCTCGAGAACTCCGACGACTTCGAGAAGGTCCTCCAGCTGGTCAAGGACCTGCCGGACGACGCGCTCGCGTTCATCGGCAAGCTGCCGGAGCTGCTGAAGACGATCGGTGGCGGGCTGGCCGAGGCCGGCGAGCAGGCGGCGAAGGCGGCCGGTGCGCTGGTCGGGGACGACGGCGAGGGTGGCGCGCGGAAGGCGCTCAGCGGCAGCGCGACCACGATGAACGCGGCCCGCGACCGGCTGAAGGACGCGGCCGGGATGCTGTCCGGGCTGGCCGGTGAGCTGGACAAGATCCCCGGCGTCGGTGACGCGGCGGCCAAGCGGCTGAACGACGGCAGCGGGCAGGTCAGTGGTGTCGCGACCGAGATCGAGAGCCTGGCCGGCAACCTGGAGGACCTGTCCGGCATCCTGGCCTCGGTCGGCGAGGCCCTGTCCGGACTCGGCAGCAAGCTGAGCGAGTCCGGCGGCACGGTCAAAACCCTGCTGGGCTGAGTTCCGGTACGCCGTACAGGTTTCTGGAAACGCGGGGGAACCGGATCGCGGGTGCTGTCGTCTAAGACGCGTTGCCGGGCGGCCGGAAACGTGATCGGTAAGGGAGAGCTTCCGCGTGGCTAGGGTCTGGGGCATGGCTGGTGGAGTGGTGCGGGGTGCGCTGATCGCCTCCGGGGTGGCGCTGGTCGCGGGGCTGGGGATCGGGTTCGCCGCCGGTGAGCCGGTGCACGAGGACGACGTCGCCGGCGCGCGCAAACTGCCGGCCGACCTGTGCGAGCGGCTCGGCGACATCTCCGGGTTGTTGCCCAAGGCATCTTCTCCGGTGTTCGCGCAGACCGGCACCGGCGAGGTGCGCTGCCGCGCGGTCGCCGAGGAGTCGGGTCAGCGGACCTACACCGGCGCGACGGTCAACGTCCAGATCACGCCGTACGCCGGGAAGCTCGGCGGCGAGGGCGAACCGCCGTTCCGGCCGGACCAGATGGCGCGCAAGGCGTTCGACCGCGAGAAGGGCGAGCTCACGCCCGGCCGGCACTACCCGACGAGGATCGACCGCCTCGGGCGGACCGGCGGCGAGGACTGGAAGGTGTCGGTGGTCGTGCTGCGCGACGACCTCGTCGTCCAGGTGGACTACGAGGCGCATCCGGTCGCGCCCGACAAGGCCGAGCAGGCCGCACTCGTCCTGGCCGACCGGGCCGTCTGGGAGGCGAAGTGAACAGCGCGCCGGAGATCTCCGGGTACGAGCTCGACCAGCGGCTGCTGGACCACCCGCTCGCCGAGATCTGGCGCGGACGGTCGTTCACCGGGATGGAGGTCGTCGTCCTCGTGCTGAGCGCGGCCGGCGCCGACGACCCCGCGGTCCGCGACCGCCTCAGCCAGGCCAGCCGGACCGCCGCGCTCGAGCCGGAGCGCCAGGAGCTCCCGCTCTGGGCCGCCAACCTCACCGCCACCAGGCCGTACGCCGTCACGCAGCTCGTCCCGGGCCAGTCCGGCGCCGAGCGCCTGCTCGACCCGCTCGACGGCCTGCTCGGCAACGACGAGCAGTCCCTGGCCGCGGTCCGCGAACAGCTCACGCCGTACGGCGCTGCCCCGATCCCGGGTGGTGAGCGGGAGCCGCACGCCGCCTCCGCCGCCCCGGCGAGCCCCGCCGGTCCGCCGGGCTCCGCCGGTCTGCCGGGCTCCGCCGGTCCGCCGGGCTCCGCCGGCGCGGCGGGCCCCGGCGGGCCTGCGCAGGCGACCCGCACCTCCAAGAAGTGGCCTTATCTCGTGGCGGTGGTCGTGGTGCTCGCCGTGTTCAGCATCACCTACTCCATCGGCGCCGCCATCAAGAGCGCGACCTCGGAGGTCGACCCGGCCGTCCCGCCGCCGGCCGCGGTCAGTCCGGCCGCGTTGCCGACGGGCGTGCTCAGCCCGGGGATCGACAAGGTGACCTCCGTGCCGTGGTCCCGGTCCGGGCCGTTCGCGCCGGTGGTCGGCGCGATCTACCCGCCGGGCGCGGACCTTCAGGTCGCGCGGCAGCTGGACCTGCCGTTCGAGTTCGGCTTCCCGGAGCCGCCGGTGCTCGACGAGAAGCAGGCCACGGAGTCGTCGACGACGATCTACCGCCGCGTGCTCACCGGGACGAACCCGGCGAAGGCAGGGATCGACCTGCGGATCGCGCTCCGGCCGTGCACCGACCAGGCGGCGTGCCTGGCCGGCCGGGCGGCGTTCGACAAGGAGTGGAGCACGACGTACAAGACCTCCGCTCCGACCACCCGGCGGGACAGCGCGACCTGGTACGCCGTCACCAACAAGCCGTACACGCTGGTGATGAGCCACGTCTTCAGCTCCCAGGGCCGTTGGTGGCTGGTCGGCACGGCCGCCGTCGCCGCGCCGGGTGAGGAGCCGGGCGCCCAGAAGGTCGTCAACGACATCTGGCGCCAGACCAGCTGACCGTCGTACGGCGTCGTGGGCTGCCTCTCGGCGCCTCGTTCACGCGAACGCCCGGCGCAGTACGGTGGCGACACACCAGTGGCGGCATAGAACGCGCGGTGCGCGGGTTGTCACTCGGTGGACGGACTACGACGGAGGAGCGAGACGGTGGGCATTCGGATCGGTTACAAGGCGTCGGCGGAGCAGTTCGGACCGCGGGACCTGGTCGAGTACGCGGTACGCGCGGAGGAGCTCGGGCTGGACAGCGTCACGGTCTCCGACCACTTCCTGCCCTGGCGGCACGAGGGCGGGCACGCGCCGTTCGCGCTGGCCTGGATGGCCGCGGTCGGCGAGCGCACGAACCGGGTGCTGATCGGTACGTCGGTGCTGACGCCGACGTTCCGCTACAACCCGGCCGTGATTGCCCAGGCGTTCGCGACCCTCGGCGTGCTGTACCCGGGCCGGATCATGCTCGGCGTCGGCAGCGGCGAGGCGCTGAACGAGATCGCCGTGTCGGGCCGTGAGTGGCCCGAGTTCAAGGAGCGGTTCGCGCGGCTGCGCGAGTCGGTCGACCTGATCCGCGCGCTGTGGACGCAGGAGTCGGTCAGCTCCGACGGGCCGTTCTACAAGACCGTCGAGGCGTCGATCTACGACCGCCCGGAGACGCCGCTGAAGATCTACGTGGCCGCGGGCGGACCGCTGGTCGCCAAGTACGCCGGCCGCGCGGGCGACGGGTTCATCGCGACGTCGGGCAAGGGCATGGAGCTCTACAACGACAAGCTGATGCCGGCCGTGCGCGAGGGCGCGGAGAAGGCCGGCAAGAAGTTCGAGGACGTCGACCGGATGCTCGAGGTCAAGCTCTCCTACGACCGCGACCCGGAGCACGCGCTGGAGAACACCCGGTTCTGGGCGCCGCTGTCGCTGACGCCGGAGCAGAAGCACAGCGTGGACAGCGCGACCGAGATGGAGCGACTCGCCGACGAGCTGCCGATCGAGCAGGTCGCCAAGCGCTGGATCGTTGCCTCCGACCCCGAAGAGGTCGTCCAGCAGTTCCAGCCGTACTTGGATGCCGGGTTCAACCACTTCGTGGTCCACGGCCCCGGCCACGACCAGGAACGCTTCCTGACCCAGTTCACCGAGGACGTCGTACCGCTGCTGCGCAAGCTCGGCTGACCACTCGCCGGGATGGAACGCTGGGAGGACGGTCCGTACCGGGTGGGCATCTCGGGATGGCGGTACGCGCCCTGGCGGAAGGTGTTCTACCCGGACGGGCTGCCGCAGCGGGCCGAGCTGGAGTACGCGTCGCGGCGGTTGAACTCGATCGAGCTGAACGGGTCGTTCTACTCGCTGCAGCGGCCCTCGTCGTACCAGCGCTGGTACGACGAGACGCCGCCGGGGTTCGTGTTCTCGGTCAAGGGGCCGCGGTTCATCACGCAGATGAAGAAGCTCGAGGACGTCGGGACGCCACTGGCGAACTTCTTCGCCTCCGGGGTGCTCGCGCTGGGGGAGAAGCTCGGGCCGGTGCTCTGGCAGCTGCCGGGGACCTTGGGGTACGACGAGCAGCGGCTCGCGCGGTTCTTCGAGTTGTTGCCTCGGACAACTGGTGAGGCGGCGGTGCTGGCGCGGGGGCACAACGAGCGGATGACGGACCGGTCGTTGCTGGAGGCATCGATTGATCGGTCGGTGCGGCACGCGCTGGAGGTGCGGCATTCGTCGTACGAGAATGGTCGGTTCGTGGAGTTGCTGCGGGAGCACGACATCGGGCTGGTTTGCGCCGATACAGCGGGGAAGTGGCCGATGCTGGACGACGTGACGGCGTCGGACTTCGTCTATGTGCGGTTGCATGGGGCGGATGAGCTGTACGTGAGTGGGTACGACGATGCCGCGCTGGAACGGTGGGCGGGGCGGATCAGGACGTGGCACGGCGGGCGGACGCCGACCGACGGGCAACGGGTCGGATCGCCGGCGCCGCGGCGGCAGCGCGAGGTGTTCGCGTACTTCGACAACGACGCGAAGGTGCGGGCGCCGTACGACGCGCAGGCGCTGGCCGGGCGGCTGGGGATATCGGGTTGAGTTGATGGCTGTGGCGCTCGACCGGACCCTCGCGACAGACCCCCGGGCCGGCCTCCAGTCAGCTCAGGTGGGGATCCACTCCGGCCACCACGCGGGGACGTTCCCCGGGCAGATCGGCGCGGCCATGCCGGCCGGCGTACCAGCCCAGGAGAAGAGGGCCAGGTCGGCGATGGCGATCGCCACGAGGGCGCCGATCAGCGGCATCAGGAACTTGCCGCCGCCGCCCTTCTTCATCACCCGCCAGACGACGCTGAACAGCACGATGTTCACGACCATCGCGACCGGAAGCCCGACGAACAGCAACGTCGGCCCGTTGCCGACGCCGTTGACCTTCACGCCGCAGTCGTCCCAGGCCCGCCGGGTGATCCACAGCAACCCGAACCCCGCCGCCCCACCGATCACCAACGAGAAGAACGACAACCGGTTGCCTTTACCCATACCCCAACCGTATGGTCTCCCGGCCCACGCCGCCTCTCGCAACGCCTGTCCCCGACCTGGGCGAGCACCTAGCATCCACTCATGAAGGTGAAGCGCTGGCTGCTCGCGGCGGTGGCGTTGCTGATGCTGGCTGCTCGCGGTGCTCGTCGAGCGGGACTGGGTGAGCGCGCTGTTCTGGTGCGTCCCGTCGGCCGGGCTCGGGGTGATGGCAGTGCGGGAGTTCCGGTCGCCGACGCGGGCGAGGACGCGGCGACAGGTGTCGCGGGTGTAGTCGAGACGGGGTCCTGAGGGGCGGGTCGCCGTCAGGTGCTGATGGTGACCGGGCGCTCCGGTGTCGTCAGCGGGTCCGAGACCAACCGGGCGTGGCGTTCTACGTCGTAGCGGGTGCCGTCGTAGGCGAGGCGTTCGCGTTCCAGGCCCTCGTACAGGAAGCCGGCGCCGGCGGCGACGCCGCAGGAGGCTGGGTTGTTGGTGCGGTGGCCGAGCTCCAGGCGGTAGAGGCCGGCGTCGTGGTGGGCCCAGTCGGCGAGTGCGCGGAGGGCGTCGCGGGCGATGCCCTGGCCGCGGACCTCGGCGATGGTCCAGTACCAGGTCCAGCCGACCTGGTGGCGGTCGATGTTGGTGACCGCGACGCAGCCGACCGGGTGGTCCTCGCCGTCGGCGACGGCGTACACGTGGCCGTTGTCGAGGTCGGCGACCCGGCCGATCCAGTCGACCGCGCTGGCGGTGTCGCGGATGCCGCCCTGGTTGGCCATGTCCGGATCCGCGTGCGCCGCCGTCAGGCGCAACGCGTCAGCCACTCGCCACCGCCGGAGTTCGAGCGTCGCCAGGTCGTAACCCATTCATCGAACATACTTTGTTTTCTTGGCCCCGCCTCCGGCTCGGCGGGTCGGGGCTCCGCGGTCCGCCGGTGCCCGGGCGGTCCGGCAGGATGGGGGTATGCGATTTCTCGACTTCTCGGACCAGGTTGTGCTCGTCACCGGCGCCAGCAGCGGGATCGGGGCGGCCGCGGCCGTCGGGTTCGCGGAGGCCGGTGCGACGGTCGCGCTGCACTTCCACGCCAACGAGTCCGGCGCGCAGCACACGCTGAACGCCGTGAACACCGCCGGCGGCAGCGGCTCGGTCCACCAGGCCGACCTCGCCGACAGTGACGCGGCCGCCGCGCTGATCGACGCCGTACTGGCCAAGCACGGCCGCATCGACGTCCTGGTCAACAACGCCGGTGACCTGGTCAAGCGGGCCGCGGTCGCCGACGTACCGGACGACGAGTTCCACCGGATCCTCGACGTGAACCTGACCTCGGTGTTCGCGATGAGCCGGCGGATCGTGCCGGTGTTCCGCGAGCAGGGCAACGGCGCGATCGTCAAC
The Kribbella italica DNA segment above includes these coding regions:
- a CDS encoding GntR family transcriptional regulator, which gives rise to MAQSAPLYQRIAAELREQIRTGKIKAGERLPTEQDLMASHDVSRNTVRLALGMLQNEGMVTSTPGRGTVVRERIMADYHATWAETRDRRASDQADAFQSEMAEQGRHAEYRDFAMSLEVAGPDFSNRLQVAEGEALVSRGFIRYADNQPLSIQVSYYPMDIAQQAGLVVPNDVPGGAIRAMAKVGHEEIGYRDEITARMPTPDETRKLQLGSGTPVIVYVRTTFSDKRPLRLTHTTFASDRNRVIYELGDVRAYLAQEGSEA
- a CDS encoding plasmid replication, integration and excision activator yields the protein MPRRIIVEFGDTFPYGLFAVSEVTPARDFEKSTKTNAVQTIDEDSGQPVWTLDVMDGDPEARKADRTFTVRIISSVQPVLPPALPGLPFTAIELQGMTASPWVDTRGCSAPDEGRSHRCRARQGWSFRCMGIRAPKNMPGSRATEQKAA
- a CDS encoding FtsK/SpoIIIE domain-containing protein, with amino-acid sequence MAKIKGKEVGMGPVNFRAPTVAIRLKWVVIWYCLRALLRGIAWLVRHPAFVIVPLLALKAYQLWTGGEWWLVIATAAVPASGLAGWRWRWPDSFAQRVVWRMRGSRRRFLEYRTRWDATMRALNLTVRMDDRTFVPRIVKVRSSGTVDQVTVRLLPGQILTDYAEHAERLARTFGAEDCRVRSAASMIPAWWPGGAEGWMARLFAWALPRRTDRLVLWFLTNDPLREVVAPIPATDPPNLQALDVARREDGLMFRLRLLYTHLLVAGATGAGKGSVLWSIIAALGPGIRSGLVQLWVLDPKGGMELALGRRLFHRFCYGSDPAMDGASDAEYEEAFATLLEDLVAIMRRRQGKLRGLSRLLKPSRDEPFIVLIADELASLTAYVTDPAMKKRIAKAFSLLLSQGRAVGITVVGALQDPRKEVLPFRDLFPTRLALRMAEAEQVRLVLADGARERGARCDKIPETLPGVGYVAVDGETEPIRVRFSHITDEDIAVLVDLYAPDLVGAREPIPTPEGVAA
- a CDS encoding WhiB family transcriptional regulator, with product MTARRQVSGQLVLPLVPGLSTKSRASLVRRIDVRWQDQAYCAGYLDTDDFYAEDDREVRRLTEPKDLCAFCPVVRSCLAAAIVADEQGVWGRTTEAERDAIREELAFGADVDEALSVVLDGPAALWRAAA
- a CDS encoding replication initiator, which gives rise to MNPTAQTTLDRFSLDVVRDLAVTNGVCVRPVLNRVIDTQTGTDRVVGVSCGSTLVSKCPPCADANRRLRMQQCREGWHRETEPEPPADSTDVPDEQAAADEEESTRRVRSTRRRQDAADLPKVEMDKRTIGATFPGPNGKTYRPSMFITLTLGSYGATHRLPHRVPGKGLIPCDCGVIHGQNSPLLSTPVDPDSYNYRRAALDALHFPKLIDRFMQNLRRCAGYKAQYFAVVEPQKRLAPHLHAAVRGVVARETVREVAKATYHQVWWPSHQRPVYGCASNPDMPVWDEMAGVFVDPSTGALLPTWDQALDDLGADPAAQPAHVVRLGSQIDYQGIVADSDAKVGKAVGYLTKYLGKVIGETYGEDLDEIHPAQRAHISKLHAHVRVLPCSPECANWLRYGIVPKDATGSTIPGECASKAHDRAHLGLGGRRVLVSRQWTGKTLTEHRADRSEVVRQTLAAAGVEMDDQNALATHNDDPEAPRFIWQPIRPGEERSLRRIPTHKEVLAEAIATRIRWRTQYEQAKQRANLPGAPPDDSNSATDNSSAATAA
- a CDS encoding helix-turn-helix domain-containing protein → MQDDSRLLKVEEAAEHLNVSRWTVYRLIKERELTSVKVRNGRRVPMESIRSYVAGLIEDAA
- a CDS encoding tyrosine-type recombinase/integrase, with the translated sequence MAKAEKGKRNVNGEGNIRQRSNGLYEGRAYVITTDGREVRKSVYGKSWDEVHEKLTKMQADTMSGKRVASSSQTVAEYLEYWLEEHARHRVRDTTFASYKWLITKYLVPLFGKKKLTTLRPNDVRRGLFQLQQVCQCCAQGKDRAREERAEVERKKREGRPARKNAKAIEGARCCALVLKVCCRSTVSDGTVRYLHRLLRAALQDAVSEDEILTENVAKKLRLNHKYRPKFKAWSRAEATKFLEAIRDDRLYALYAVALSLGLRRGEALGLRWSDVDLEAALIQVNQALHRVDGALKLGDVKTDGSTRLVAVPKPLVSALRAHRAAQAQERKNAGESWQAGGYVFSTMIGTPIEPRNMNRHFDRLCEKAGVRRIRFHDLRHSCASLLYSQGVPLENIQDVLGHSSPTVTKVIYVDVAEDVTRDAVDKLGFLFGEQPEE